One stretch of Gambusia affinis linkage group LG05, SWU_Gaff_1.0, whole genome shotgun sequence DNA includes these proteins:
- the cnfn gene encoding cornifelin homolog, which produces MAFQSTVVTSQPTQYTVTTGRSSDWSTNVCDCCDDCGICLCGAFIPCILGCKVAQDNGDSCCLPFLPGAMIALRTSIRSKYNIEGSVCDDWVVMACLPLCGLCQMAREQKMRG; this is translated from the exons ATGGCATTCCAGTCTACTGTTGTTACCTCGCAACCCACCCAGTACACAGTAACAACTGGACGTTCTTCAGACTGGAGTACAAATGTGTGCGACTGCTGTGATGACTGCGGCATCT GTCTATGTGGAGCATTTATCCCATGCATCCTTGGTTGTAAAGTGGCTCAGGATAATGGGGATAGCTGCTGTCTACCTTTCCTGCCAGGTGCCATGATTGCTTTAAGAACAAGCATACGCAGCAAATACAACATTGAG gGCTCTGTGTGTGACGACTGGGTGGTCATGGCCTGCCTGCCTTTATGTGGACTGTGTCAGATGGCGCGAGAGCAGAAGATGAGAGGTTAA